One Heteronotia binoei isolate CCM8104 ecotype False Entrance Well chromosome 20, APGP_CSIRO_Hbin_v1, whole genome shotgun sequence DNA segment encodes these proteins:
- the LOC132588613 gene encoding cytochrome b-c1 complex subunit 2, mitochondrial, translating into MKSLPLAARCLSKRFYSLKSAPKVDASSAAERAKIQLCPQDLEITKLPNGLVIASLENYSPASRIGVFIKAGSRYETTANLGITHLLRLASNLTTKGASAFRITRGIEAVGGSLSVTCTRENMVYSVECLRDYVDTVMEYLINVTTAPEFRPWEVSEVQPRLSVDKAIAFQNPQVGVLENLHMVAYRNALANSLYCPDYMVGKITSEQLHNFVQNNFTSSRMALVGLGVGHLDLKQVGEQFLNIRSGTGSAGVKASYRGGEIREQNSDSLVHAAIVAEGAAIGSTEANAFSILQHILGAGPLVKRGSSITSRLIQGAAKVTTQPFDVSAFNVNYSDSGLFGIYTVSQLSAAGDVIKAALNQAKTVAQGGLTEEEITRAKNQLKAALLMSVESSGGLLEEIGAQALASGTYASPSSVVEEIDAVATADIVNAARKFVTGKKSMAASGNLANTPFVDEL; encoded by the exons ATGAAGTCTCTCCCGCTTGCCGCGCGGTGCCTCTCG AAGAGATTTTATTCTCTCAAAAGTGCCCCAAAAGTAGATGCCTCTTCTGCAGCAGAACGGGCCAAAATTCAGCTGTGCCCTCAGGATCTTGAG ATCACAAAACTACCCAATGGCTTAGTGATTGCTTCTCTGGAAAATTATTCTCCTGCCTCAAGAATTGGGGTCTTCATCAAAGCAGGCAGCAGGTACGAGACCACTGCTAATTTGGGAATAACACATCTCCTCCGTCTTGCCTCTAATCTG ACCACAAAAGGAGCTTCAGCCTTCAGGATCACTCGAGGCATTGAAGCCGTTGGGGGCAGCCTGAG TGTCACCTGTACCAGGGAGAACATGGTCTATTCTGTTGAATGCCTGCGTGATTATGT TGATACTGTAATGGAGTATTTAATAAACGTCACTACAGCACCAGAATTCAGGCCCTGGGAAGTGTCAGAGGTTCAGCCCCGGCTAAGTGTTGATAAGGCAATTGCCTTTCAGAACCCACAAGTTG GTGTTCTCGAAAACTTGCATATGGTGGCTTATCGGAATGCCCTTGCTAATTCCTTGTACTGTCCTGACTACATGGTTGGGAAAATTACATCTGAACAG CTGCATAACTTTGTACAGAACAACTTCACGAGTTCCAGGATGGCTCTGGTGGGTCTAG GCGTCGGCCACTTAGACCTAAAGCAAGTTGGGGAGCAGTTTCTCAACATCCGAAGTGGGACCGGCTCTGCTGGCGTGAAGGCAAGCTATCGTGGAG GTGAAATCCGAGAGCAGAACAGTGACAGCCTTGTCCATGCTGCTATAGTAGCAGAGGGAGCGGCCAttggaagcacagaagcaaaTGCCTTCAGTAtccttcagcacattcttggagcAGGACCTCTTGTTAAAAGAGGAAGCAGCATCACCAGTAGGCTCATCCAGGGTGCTGCAAAGGTGACAACACAACCGTTCGAT GTATCAGCATTTAATGTTAATTACAGTGATTCAGGACTGTTTGGCATTTATACTGTAAGCCAGCTGTCAGCTGCTGGAGAT GTAATCAAAGCTGCTTTGAACCAAGCAAAGACGGTTGCCCAGGGAGGACTCACTGAGGAAGAGATCACAAGAGCCAA AAACCAACTGAAGGCAGCGCTCTTGATGTCTGTCGAGTCTTCCGGTGGCTTGCTCGAGGAGATTGGTGCTCAGGCACTGGCATCTGGGACATATGCATCGCCTTCATCTGTGGTGGAAGAGATTGATGCTGTGGCCACTGCTGACATTGTGAAC gctgCAAGGAAGTTTGTGACTGGGAAGAAGTCAATGGCTGCCAGTGGGAACTTGGCAAACACCCCCTTTGTTGATGAGCTGTAG